The following proteins are encoded in a genomic region of Thiomonas sp. X19:
- a CDS encoding type IV secretion system protein: MAQANPYLNARREWDERYGDQISRARSWRIAAIAALSVAAVAVVGVAYIGAQSKIKPFVVAIDRMGSPIAVATPSDGSGVTQRIIEAQLANWIVNTRMVLPDQSAQQTLLNRSYAMLSSNAANTLNDWFKAHSPFGAADTVNPQVNSVLPTGANTYQVNWTETKATPGQNSTTTHWKAQITVGVDARLADKPQVMLDNPLGIFIQSLNWTQSVS, from the coding sequence ATGGCCCAAGCCAACCCTTACCTGAATGCCCGCCGCGAGTGGGATGAACGCTACGGCGATCAAATCTCCCGGGCGCGAAGCTGGCGCATCGCCGCCATCGCCGCGCTGTCCGTGGCCGCTGTGGCCGTCGTGGGTGTTGCCTACATCGGTGCCCAAAGCAAGATCAAGCCCTTCGTCGTCGCCATCGACAGGATGGGCAGCCCCATCGCGGTGGCGACCCCCAGCGACGGCTCCGGTGTCACCCAACGCATCATCGAGGCGCAGCTCGCCAACTGGATCGTCAACACCCGCATGGTGCTGCCCGACCAGAGCGCGCAGCAGACCCTGCTGAATCGCAGCTACGCCATGTTGTCCAGCAATGCTGCCAACACCCTGAACGACTGGTTCAAGGCTCACAGTCCGTTCGGCGCCGCCGACACCGTCAACCCCCAGGTCAACAGCGTGCTGCCGACCGGGGCCAACACCTATCAGGTGAACTGGACCGAGACCAAGGCCACTCCTGGACAGAACAGCACGACCACCCACTGGAAAGCGCAGATCACCGTCGGCGTGGACGCCAGGCTGGCTGACAAGCCGCAAGTGATGCTCGACAACCCGCTGGGCATCTTCATTCAGTCGCTCAACTGGACGCAGAGCGTGTCCTGA
- a CDS encoding SNF2-related protein yields MASQPQRKNLMDDLKLDGRKWRFLDKPDAYINSDSSLKLKLEPLKRQFKTAKHILTCMQDGRGVLLADDVGLGKTTVGALVAWAVACQGKRVRIYAPNDVLRRRWAKELEDWAEKLKDIKGASADRIKQGKQGSVKRLHDGRIQVTTHFDLVKSHTNREQKTGCDLMIIDEAHRAKGEESAFSDALNKLGGSAKRKLILTATPFSIRIKELVSLLKFVGATNFDAVTRYADDLERLYTLGDGHDAKGEAARLVQAAEKAIEEIKTYIIRHSVEDLPSEKKHYGEIGESWEIQTPPASDEDVQLLLRVDRILQLAPERKGERRNDPRFHVGWQHIEIELACAAKRVSARADDALHEHIRSAQESLKKQTHPHPKIAAVCEAIRPVIDGGEKVLVFCHHRATASELLGALEIGLRTVVPCDSPSEEVWREAWKLTLLPNEDSLINPLIDWFCSPGLRAQLTTWIGEPARTAEELAKQFENTRPRHSAKDVPTIRDAARRLSDTLLDKQSKSTRAVLNSIGKACFGSRFPGRLDEGFRAMGAWDQDDQGESLETLYTGQPDIVLALFNSPFGPDVLVATDRLSEGVDLHRCCRHLIHYELDPSPVRTIQRNGRIRRVGSWAAVTQQPIRYAYPMFKGTRDEKATEIMRRRIDAFGILLGGVPTLDSDTSSAKQSFADSVLKEADSRLCSNNKKLCVAGK; encoded by the coding sequence ATGGCGTCTCAACCTCAAAGAAAAAACCTGATGGATGACCTCAAACTCGACGGGCGGAAATGGCGCTTTCTCGACAAACCCGATGCTTATATCAACAGCGACAGCTCGCTCAAGCTCAAGCTTGAGCCATTAAAGCGCCAATTCAAAACAGCCAAACATATCCTCACATGCATGCAGGATGGGCGGGGCGTGCTCTTGGCCGATGATGTCGGCCTAGGCAAAACAACCGTTGGTGCGCTTGTCGCTTGGGCGGTCGCCTGCCAGGGCAAACGCGTGCGCATCTACGCCCCCAACGATGTGCTTCGGCGACGCTGGGCAAAGGAGCTCGAAGACTGGGCAGAGAAGCTCAAAGACATCAAAGGCGCGAGCGCGGACCGGATCAAGCAGGGCAAGCAGGGCAGTGTCAAGAGGTTGCATGATGGCAGGATTCAAGTCACGACGCACTTTGACCTGGTGAAAAGCCACACGAATCGCGAACAGAAAACGGGATGTGATCTGATGATCATCGATGAGGCACACCGCGCGAAAGGCGAAGAAAGCGCTTTTAGCGATGCCCTGAACAAACTTGGCGGCAGTGCCAAGCGCAAGCTGATTCTCACAGCCACGCCATTCAGCATCCGCATCAAAGAACTTGTCAGCTTGCTGAAGTTCGTCGGCGCGACGAATTTTGATGCCGTGACACGGTATGCGGACGATCTGGAACGTCTCTACACCTTGGGCGATGGCCACGACGCAAAAGGCGAAGCCGCCCGCCTTGTCCAAGCAGCGGAAAAGGCGATCGAAGAAATAAAAACCTACATCATTCGCCATAGCGTGGAAGATCTGCCTAGCGAGAAGAAACATTATGGTGAGATCGGGGAATCATGGGAGATTCAAACACCACCAGCTTCAGACGAGGACGTTCAGCTTCTTTTGCGGGTGGACCGTATTCTTCAACTGGCGCCAGAGCGTAAAGGCGAACGTCGCAACGACCCGCGTTTTCACGTCGGTTGGCAGCACATTGAAATTGAACTGGCGTGCGCCGCCAAGCGGGTATCGGCCCGTGCTGATGATGCATTGCACGAGCACATCAGATCAGCGCAGGAATCGCTGAAAAAACAGACACATCCCCATCCGAAGATTGCTGCTGTATGCGAAGCGATCCGACCGGTGATTGATGGAGGCGAAAAAGTGCTGGTGTTCTGCCACCATCGCGCAACCGCTAGCGAATTGCTTGGCGCGCTCGAAATCGGTCTGAGAACTGTCGTTCCCTGTGACAGCCCATCCGAGGAAGTGTGGAGGGAAGCATGGAAGCTGACGCTGCTGCCAAATGAGGATTCACTCATAAACCCGTTGATCGACTGGTTCTGCTCGCCTGGCTTGCGTGCCCAATTGACTACCTGGATTGGCGAACCGGCGCGCACCGCGGAAGAACTTGCCAAACAATTCGAAAATACGAGGCCACGTCACTCCGCCAAAGACGTGCCAACGATCCGCGATGCTGCGAGGAGATTGAGTGACACGCTTCTTGACAAGCAGTCGAAGTCCACCCGAGCAGTGTTGAACTCCATCGGAAAAGCCTGCTTTGGCTCGCGGTTCCCCGGAAGGCTGGATGAAGGCTTTCGGGCAATGGGCGCATGGGATCAAGACGACCAGGGCGAATCGCTGGAAACGCTTTACACCGGCCAGCCCGATATCGTGCTCGCGCTCTTCAACAGCCCGTTCGGCCCAGATGTTCTCGTCGCAACTGATCGCTTGAGCGAGGGCGTCGACTTGCATCGTTGCTGTCGCCACTTGATTCACTATGAACTTGACCCCAGCCCGGTGCGCACTATCCAGCGCAACGGACGCATCCGCCGCGTCGGTTCGTGGGCTGCGGTGACTCAACAGCCGATACGTTACGCCTATCCCATGTTCAAAGGTACCCGGGATGAAAAAGCTACGGAAATCATGCGTAGACGCATTGATGCTTTTGGAATACTGCTTGGCGGCGTGCCGACTCTCGACAGCGACACGAGCAGTGCCAAACAAAGCTTTGCGGATTCCGTTTTGAAAGAGGCGGACAGCAGACTCTGTTCGAACAATAAAAAGCTCTGTGTAGCAGGCAAGTAA
- a CDS encoding DUF2779 domain-containing protein: MSHGLSKSRITSNRQCPKRLWLTVNRRDLLDDTATKAAMETGHKVGAIAQSLVPDGVLIDIKDLRIALHQTTLALAAKPRRPIFEATVQHAGVLVQADVLIPQGRRWRMVEVKSSARVKDNQVEDAAIQSWVFRQAGVPLCGEGIAHINTAFVYPGGDNYDGLLIEQHQSDAVAALQPQVPQWIDAARKTLSMKREPKIEPGAQCTDPFPCPFQAHCILPQEGYPVHILPHGGKLVAQLQAEGYADLRDVPQARLTNPRHVRVWAATRSGKPYIDASLRETLRALPYPRIYIDFETLNPAIPLWAGTRPYQQVPFQWSCHIQQADGSVEHQAFLAEGHDDPRPKFIRTLLDAVGKTGPVLVWNQTFEKSRLRELAEMYPQLATKIQKLIGRMVDLWPLVREHYYHPDMRGSWSIKDVLPTIAPDLAYDDLEVAGGMMAQEAFRHILSQKIDADQRESKRKSLLAYCERDTLAMVRVVEFLR, from the coding sequence ATGTCGCACGGTCTGAGCAAATCCCGCATTACCAGCAACCGCCAATGCCCCAAACGGCTGTGGCTGACCGTCAACCGCCGCGACCTCTTGGACGACACGGCGACCAAGGCTGCCATGGAGACCGGCCACAAGGTCGGCGCCATTGCCCAGAGCCTGGTGCCCGACGGCGTTCTCATCGACATCAAAGACTTGCGCATAGCCCTGCACCAGACCACGCTGGCCTTGGCCGCCAAACCCCGCCGCCCAATCTTCGAAGCCACGGTGCAACACGCGGGCGTGCTGGTGCAGGCCGACGTGCTCATTCCCCAGGGGAGGCGCTGGCGCATGGTGGAGGTCAAATCCTCGGCCCGTGTGAAGGACAATCAGGTGGAAGACGCCGCCATCCAGAGCTGGGTGTTTCGTCAGGCCGGGGTGCCGCTGTGCGGCGAGGGCATTGCCCACATCAACACCGCGTTCGTCTATCCCGGAGGCGACAACTACGACGGACTGCTGATCGAACAACACCAGTCCGACGCCGTGGCCGCGTTGCAACCCCAGGTGCCCCAGTGGATCGACGCCGCGCGCAAGACGTTGAGCATGAAACGGGAGCCAAAGATTGAACCCGGCGCGCAATGCACCGATCCCTTTCCCTGTCCGTTCCAGGCCCATTGCATCTTGCCTCAGGAGGGCTACCCGGTCCACATCCTTCCGCATGGCGGCAAACTCGTGGCACAACTTCAGGCCGAGGGCTATGCCGATTTGCGCGACGTGCCCCAAGCACGCCTCACCAACCCACGCCATGTGCGCGTGTGGGCCGCCACCCGCAGCGGCAAGCCTTATATCGACGCTTCGCTTCGCGAAACCCTGCGCGCTTTGCCGTACCCACGCATTTACATCGACTTCGAAACCCTCAACCCCGCCATTCCGCTGTGGGCCGGAACCCGGCCCTATCAGCAGGTTCCCTTCCAGTGGTCGTGCCATATTCAGCAGGCTGATGGCAGCGTGGAACATCAAGCGTTTCTGGCGGAAGGTCATGATGATCCCCGTCCGAAATTCATCCGCACCCTGCTTGACGCCGTGGGCAAAACCGGCCCCGTGCTGGTGTGGAATCAAACCTTCGAGAAGAGCCGGTTAAGAGAACTGGCCGAGATGTATCCCCAACTCGCCACCAAGATTCAAAAACTCATTGGCCGCATGGTCGATTTGTGGCCTCTCGTCCGCGAGCACTACTACCACCCCGACATGAGGGGCTCCTGGTCAATCAAGGATGTGCTGCCGACCATTGCTCCGGATCTGGCGTATGACGATCTGGAGGTGGCTGGCGGCATGATGGCGCAGGAGGCGTTTCGACACATCTTGTCGCAGAAAATCGACGCTGATCAGAGAGAATCCAAGCGCAAGTCGCTTTTAGCCTATTGCGAGCGGGATACGCTGGCGATGGTGCGGGTGGTGGAGTTTTTACGATGA
- a CDS encoding TrbG/VirB9 family P-type conjugative transfer protein has protein sequence MKRTLVAASLFALFTSAFAADQPVIGFVPVRRTASTPAVGTPDNGRTSHELIDQTPPVPLSDRATDAAAQQWLQTGVANDIIGTNGSVMYAYGQSHPTITCAPLHVCVINLLAGEHITSLSIGDSVRWLVQPTDAGNRPVVIVKPTQAGLVTNLVVTTDAGRVYYMTLVSDAHNYVPLIGFYDPQALVINLQQQAAQERAAEQAKVEAHQQAVVAPLGDIDPAKLDFNFRCKADDNHADLDNADLMPTRVFAGGGHTYLQMPSTMKYTDAPAVFNTTGGSTELLNSRLVHGYYVIDGLPTRFKLVLGVGKNSRAVTCHHEQVNAGFWAR, from the coding sequence ATGAAACGCACTCTCGTTGCCGCCTCTCTTTTTGCGCTCTTCACATCAGCCTTCGCTGCTGACCAACCCGTGATTGGCTTTGTGCCTGTCCGGCGCACCGCCAGCACACCGGCGGTCGGCACACCTGACAACGGTCGCACCAGCCACGAACTGATTGATCAAACCCCACCTGTGCCCCTGTCTGACCGCGCCACCGACGCCGCCGCGCAGCAATGGCTGCAAACCGGTGTTGCAAACGACATCATCGGCACCAACGGCTCCGTCATGTACGCCTACGGCCAAAGCCACCCGACGATCACCTGCGCGCCGCTGCATGTCTGTGTCATCAACCTGCTGGCCGGGGAGCACATCACCAGCCTGAGCATCGGCGACTCGGTGCGCTGGCTGGTGCAGCCGACCGACGCCGGCAACCGCCCCGTGGTGATCGTCAAACCCACCCAGGCCGGGTTGGTCACCAACCTGGTGGTCACCACCGACGCTGGCCGGGTGTATTACATGACCCTGGTGAGTGATGCGCACAACTATGTGCCGCTGATTGGGTTCTATGACCCGCAGGCGCTGGTCATCAATCTTCAGCAGCAAGCCGCGCAAGAGCGCGCAGCCGAGCAGGCCAAGGTCGAAGCACACCAACAAGCCGTGGTCGCGCCTCTCGGTGACATCGACCCGGCCAAGTTGGATTTCAACTTCCGCTGCAAAGCCGACGACAACCATGCCGATCTGGACAACGCGGATCTGATGCCGACGCGCGTGTTCGCCGGTGGCGGCCACACCTATCTGCAGATGCCCAGCACGATGAAATACACCGACGCACCTGCCGTGTTCAACACCACGGGCGGCAGCACCGAACTCCTGAACAGCCGCCTGGTGCATGGCTATTACGTCATCGATGGACTGCCGACCCGGTTCAAGCTGGTGCTGGGCGTGGGCAAGAACTCCCGCGCCGTCACCTGCCATCACGAGCAGGTGAACGCCGGATTCTGGGCACGTTGA
- a CDS encoding TrbI/VirB10 family protein yields MSEAIQPVGAIEGAALPQALPPIADVIGPGKVAKAGKNAKGMKLKADPKQGKRLSKKSKTLIFGGLSALSVLILVGIATSGNKAAAPAGAPASSTDQVGMTQAPAPTSAQQRAFKVRATAANAGEGGSIPSVVGGTSASLAPRGASGADAELTQGVALQAGQTPGPTPAEKYRQWLVDNHYKRLEGLVLASQSANLAKTSAGSMQSSQGGGPFAQQASPTGILALQKKLTETLAQNPRAANDPNVRKLLASLGGMGGLPGAPGASQRSGNQGFLDVQQHQDGNGYLAAVVQPKASNHELFAGSVIPAVLQTGIDSDLPGTITGMVRQTVDDSLNPGIVLIPQGTQVIGAYSSSVAYGQSRVLVAWNRLIFPNGSMIDLKGMVGADGQGESGLGDEVNNHFTRIFGSAILMSLLGVGAQLSQPQNAGAFNTPSASAQAAGSLSQQLDSVGTNLLNKNLNLQPTLNIRPGMTFNVLVNRTMILPPYPGN; encoded by the coding sequence ATGAGTGAAGCAATCCAACCCGTAGGCGCCATCGAGGGTGCAGCCTTGCCGCAAGCCTTGCCACCCATTGCCGATGTCATCGGCCCCGGCAAGGTCGCCAAGGCGGGCAAGAACGCCAAGGGCATGAAGCTCAAGGCCGACCCGAAGCAGGGCAAACGCCTGTCGAAGAAAAGCAAGACGCTGATCTTCGGTGGACTGAGTGCCTTGTCGGTCTTGATCCTGGTCGGCATCGCCACGTCGGGCAACAAGGCTGCCGCTCCAGCAGGAGCGCCAGCCAGCAGCACGGATCAGGTGGGCATGACGCAGGCCCCGGCGCCAACGTCGGCGCAGCAGCGTGCCTTCAAGGTGCGGGCGACGGCGGCGAATGCTGGCGAGGGGGGCTCTATTCCGTCCGTTGTCGGCGGCACATCGGCATCGTTGGCGCCCCGTGGCGCGAGCGGCGCCGATGCTGAGTTGACACAGGGCGTGGCGCTGCAGGCTGGACAGACCCCAGGCCCGACGCCTGCCGAGAAATACCGCCAGTGGCTGGTGGACAACCACTACAAACGGCTTGAGGGCCTGGTGCTGGCCTCGCAGAGCGCCAACCTGGCGAAGACCAGCGCGGGATCCATGCAGTCCTCGCAGGGCGGCGGCCCGTTCGCGCAGCAAGCCAGCCCGACCGGAATCCTGGCCTTGCAGAAGAAACTCACCGAGACCTTGGCGCAGAACCCCCGGGCCGCGAACGACCCCAATGTGCGCAAGCTGTTGGCGTCTCTGGGCGGCATGGGTGGACTCCCCGGCGCACCAGGCGCAAGCCAGCGATCCGGCAACCAGGGCTTCCTCGATGTCCAGCAGCACCAGGACGGCAACGGCTATCTGGCTGCGGTCGTGCAGCCCAAAGCCTCGAACCACGAACTGTTCGCCGGCTCGGTCATCCCGGCCGTGCTGCAAACCGGCATCGACAGCGACCTGCCCGGCACGATCACCGGCATGGTGCGGCAGACGGTCGATGACAGCCTGAACCCCGGCATCGTGCTCATTCCCCAAGGCACCCAGGTCATCGGCGCCTACAGCAGCTCCGTGGCCTACGGTCAGAGCCGCGTGCTGGTGGCCTGGAACCGGCTGATCTTCCCCAACGGATCGATGATCGACCTGAAAGGCATGGTCGGCGCGGACGGGCAGGGCGAGAGCGGCCTTGGCGACGAGGTGAACAACCACTTCACGCGCATCTTTGGCAGCGCCATCCTGATGAGCCTGCTGGGTGTCGGTGCGCAGTTGAGCCAGCCGCAGAATGCTGGCGCCTTCAACACGCCGAGCGCCAGCGCGCAGGCGGCAGGAAGCTTGTCGCAGCAACTCGATAGCGTCGGCACGAACCTGCTGAACAAGAACCTGAACCTGCAACCCACCCTGAACATCCGCCCGGGCATGACGTTCAACGTGCTGGTGAACCGGACAATGATCCTGCCGCCGTATCCAGGGAATTGA
- a CDS encoding HU family DNA-binding protein, whose translation MLRSELIDRLAERHPHLARKDAEQSVEVILDAIMQAVAEGKRVEIRNFGAFSASERRARMVRNPRSGETFMAPAMRSPRFRAGKPLQALDPMQAGQAIALASIDSLPQQ comes from the coding sequence ATGCTCCGCTCCGAACTGATCGACCGCCTTGCCGAGCGCCACCCTCACCTCGCACGCAAGGATGCCGAGCAAAGCGTCGAGGTCATTCTGGACGCCATCATGCAGGCCGTGGCCGAGGGCAAGCGCGTGGAGATTCGCAACTTCGGAGCCTTCAGCGCCTCCGAACGCCGGGCGCGCATGGTGCGCAACCCGCGATCCGGCGAAACGTTCATGGCGCCGGCCATGCGGTCGCCAAGGTTCAGGGCCGGCAAGCCGCTCCAGGCGCTGGACCCAATGCAAGCTGGACAAGCGATTGCCCTGGCCTCCATCGATTCACTGCCGCAACAATAA
- a CDS encoding ATP-binding protein, which produces MSHGLSKSRITSNRQCPKRLWLTVNRRDLLDDTATKAAMETGHKVGAIAQSLVPDGVLIDIKDLRIALHQTTLALAAKPRRPIFEATVQHAGVLVQADVLIPQGRRWRMVEVKSSARVKDNQVEDAAIQSWVFRQAGVPLCGEGIAHINTAFVYPGGDNYDGLLIEQHQSDAVAALQPQVPQWIDAARKTLSMKREPKIEPGAQCTDPFPCPFQAHCILPQEGYPVHILPHGGKLVAQLQAEGYADLRDVPQARLTNPRHVRVWAXPDTYDPAFIHADTDLAAMAAGIQQAGSARLCLYGPPGTGKTAYARWLARRLDRPLLVKRASDLLSKWLGESEQNIAQAFQQAESDGAVLLIDEVDSFLQERRGATHSWEVTQVNEMLTQMEAFSGVFIATTNLMDDLDEAALRRFDLKARFDYLTPEQAWALLRRQCSHLDLPSPEPGLRKHLDRLGLLTPGDFAAVIRCHRFQPMVSARSLVEALSAECALKQGHKAAIGFV; this is translated from the coding sequence ATGTCGCACGGTCTGAGCAAATCCCGCATTACCAGCAACCGCCAATGCCCCAAACGGCTGTGGCTGACCGTCAACCGCCGCGACCTCTTGGACGACACGGCGACCAAGGCTGCCATGGAGACCGGCCACAAGGTCGGCGCCATTGCCCAGAGCCTGGTGCCCGACGGCGTTCTCATCGACATCAAAGACTTGCGCATAGCCCTGCACCAGACCACGCTGGCCTTGGCCGCCAAACCCCGCCGCCCAATCTTCGAAGCCACGGTGCAACACGCGGGCGTGCTGGTGCAGGCCGACGTGCTCATTCCCCAGGGGAGGCGCTGGCGCATGGTGGAGGTCAAATCCTCGGCCCGTGTGAAGGACAATCAGGTGGAAGACGCCGCCATCCAGAGCTGGGTGTTTCGTCAGGCCGGGGTGCCGCTGTGCGGCGAGGGCATTGCCCACATCAACACCGCGTTCGTCTATCCCGGAGGCGACAACTACGACGGACTGCTGATCGAACAACACCAGTCCGACGCCGTGGCCGCGTTGCAACCCCAGGTGCCCCAGTGGATCGACGCCGCGCGCAAGACGTTGAGCATGAAACGGGAGCCAAAGATTGAACCCGGCGCGCAATGCACCGATCCCTTTCCCTGTCCGTTCCAGGCCCATTGCATCTTGCCTCAGGAGGGCTACCCGGTCCACATCCTTCCGCATGGCGGCAAACTCGTGGCACAACTTCAGGCCGAGGGCTATGCCGATTTGCGCGACGTGCCCCAAGCACGCCTCACCAACCCACGCCATGTGCGCGTGTGGGCCNTGCCGGACACCTACGACCCCGCCTTCATCCACGCCGACACGGATCTGGCCGCCATGGCTGCCGGCATCCAGCAGGCCGGCAGTGCCCGCCTGTGTCTGTACGGCCCACCAGGAACAGGAAAGACCGCCTACGCTCGCTGGCTGGCCCGGCGGCTGGATCGTCCCCTGCTGGTCAAGCGCGCCTCCGACCTGCTCAGCAAGTGGCTGGGCGAGAGCGAACAAAACATCGCGCAGGCTTTCCAGCAAGCCGAGAGTGATGGCGCGGTGCTGCTCATCGACGAGGTGGACAGTTTCCTGCAGGAGCGGCGTGGGGCTACGCATTCCTGGGAAGTCACGCAAGTGAACGAGATGCTCACGCAAATGGAAGCCTTCTCCGGCGTATTCATCGCCACCACCAACCTGATGGATGACCTGGATGAAGCCGCCTTGCGCCGCTTCGACCTCAAGGCCCGCTTCGACTACCTCACTCCCGAGCAAGCCTGGGCCTTGCTGCGGCGTCAATGCAGCCATCTTGATCTGCCGTCGCCCGAGCCCGGCTTGCGCAAGCATCTTGACCGACTGGGTCTGCTCACGCCGGGTGACTTTGCCGCCGTGATTCGTTGCCACCGCTTCCAACCGATGGTCAGCGCACGCAGTTTGGTGGAGGCGCTCAGTGCCGAATGCGCCCTCAAGCAGGGCCACAAGGCAGCCATTGGTTTCGTTTGA
- a CDS encoding ATP-binding protein, with the protein MRRSRHELESLIGRDNSPQEPIVHLWMLRMLVPMGGLRVLIRESIGVPDLLTQLGISSSAIDDGGSLNAQARQASTLVKQMWERAERTAHKLTPSEALVANIGRLAALVNLSPTECRILEFASLLHAVRDLDDTADSLGQLSTSRTLGVLEKLLGLPESEVKQALSSSSQLARCGLLTLARNGHCTLKGKLDLLSDNFADAILAPDTEPLSLLRGVVTPSPPSKLQLSDYPHLGLNLQMLQGYLQETQAQHKPGVNILLYGPPGTGKTELSRTLAHELGCDLFEVSTEDDEGDPIGGEARLRAYRAAQRFLERRRVMILFDEIEDVFNTEEAPSMFNGLFRRSGGGRERKGWINKSLEANPVPTFWLTNSIRSLDAAYIRRFDFVLELPVPPQRVRETIATECVGELADAPTLRALASSNDLAPAVLTRAASVLQTIQSRIPTGQSNTALLQLVNNTLQAQGHARVKASDPNRLPDTYDPAFIHADTDLAAMAAGIQQAGSARLCLYGPPGTGKTAYARWLARRLDRPLLVKRASDLLSKWLGESEQNIAQAFQQAESDGAVLLIDEVDSFLQERRGATHSWEVTQVNEMLTQMEAFSGVFIATTNLMDDLDEAALRRFDLKARFDYLTPEQAWALLRRQCSHLDLPSPEPGLRKHLDRLGLLTPGDFAAVIRCHRFQPMVSARSLVEALSAECALKQGHKAAIGFV; encoded by the coding sequence ATGCGACGCAGCCGCCATGAACTCGAGTCCCTGATCGGGCGTGACAACAGCCCCCAGGAGCCCATCGTCCACTTATGGATGCTGCGCATGCTGGTCCCCATGGGTGGGTTACGTGTTCTGATCCGGGAGTCGATCGGTGTTCCCGACCTGTTGACCCAGCTAGGCATCTCATCCTCTGCGATTGACGATGGCGGCAGCCTCAATGCCCAAGCCCGTCAGGCCAGTACCTTGGTCAAACAGATGTGGGAGCGTGCCGAGCGCACCGCCCACAAGCTCACGCCATCCGAAGCCCTCGTCGCCAACATCGGGCGGCTGGCCGCGTTGGTGAACCTTTCCCCAACCGAGTGCCGCATTCTGGAGTTCGCCAGCCTTTTGCATGCCGTGCGCGACCTGGACGATACTGCGGACAGTCTGGGGCAATTATCGACATCCCGAACCCTGGGTGTCCTGGAAAAACTCCTGGGTCTGCCCGAGTCTGAGGTGAAACAAGCCCTGTCTTCCAGCAGCCAGTTGGCGCGCTGCGGGTTGCTGACCTTGGCGCGCAATGGTCACTGCACCTTGAAAGGCAAGCTCGATCTGTTGTCCGACAACTTCGCCGATGCCATCCTCGCCCCAGACACCGAGCCGCTGTCGCTGCTACGAGGTGTCGTCACGCCCAGCCCGCCGTCAAAGCTGCAGCTCAGCGACTATCCGCATCTGGGCTTGAACCTGCAGATGCTCCAGGGGTATTTGCAGGAAACCCAGGCGCAGCACAAGCCCGGGGTCAACATCCTGCTCTACGGCCCGCCCGGCACCGGCAAGACCGAACTCAGCCGCACCCTGGCGCACGAACTGGGCTGTGATCTCTTTGAAGTGTCCACCGAGGATGACGAGGGTGACCCGATTGGCGGCGAAGCCCGCTTGCGTGCCTATCGCGCAGCGCAGCGCTTCCTGGAACGCCGCAGGGTGATGATCCTGTTCGATGAAATCGAGGATGTGTTCAACACCGAGGAGGCCCCGTCCATGTTCAACGGCCTGTTCCGCCGATCTGGCGGCGGCCGCGAGCGCAAGGGCTGGATCAACAAGAGTCTGGAAGCCAACCCCGTGCCCACCTTCTGGCTGACCAATTCCATCCGCAGCCTGGACGCCGCCTACATCCGCCGCTTCGACTTCGTGCTGGAACTGCCTGTGCCGCCGCAGCGCGTGCGCGAGACCATCGCTACCGAATGCGTCGGGGAGCTGGCCGATGCGCCCACCCTGCGCGCACTGGCATCCAGCAACGACCTGGCGCCCGCCGTGCTCACCCGCGCTGCGTCCGTGCTGCAAACAATCCAGTCCCGCATCCCGACCGGCCAAAGCAACACAGCGCTGCTGCAACTGGTGAACAACACGCTGCAGGCGCAAGGCCATGCACGGGTGAAGGCGAGCGACCCCAACCGCCTGCCGGACACCTACGACCCCGCCTTCATCCACGCCGACACGGATCTGGCCGCCATGGCTGCCGGCATCCAGCAGGCCGGCAGTGCCCGCCTGTGTCTGTACGGCCCACCAGGAACAGGAAAGACCGCCTACGCTCGCTGGCTGGCCCGGCGGCTGGATCGTCCCCTGCTGGTCAAGCGCGCCTCCGACCTGCTCAGCAAGTGGCTGGGCGAGAGCGAACAAAACATCGCGCAGGCTTTCCAGCAAGCCGAGAGTGATGGCGCGGTGCTGCTCATCGACGAGGTGGACAGTTTCCTGCAGGAGCGGCGTGGGGCTACGCATTCCTGGGAAGTCACGCAAGTGAACGAGATGCTCACGCAAATGGAAGCCTTCTCCGGCGTATTCATCGCCACCACCAACCTGATGGATGACCTGGATGAAGCCGCCTTGCGCCGCTTCGACCTCAAGGCCCGCTTCGACTACCTCACTCCCGAGCAAGCCTGGGCCTTGCTGCGGCGTCAATGCAGCCATCTTGATCTGCCGTCGCCCGAGCCCGGCTTGCGCAAGCATCTTGACCGACTGGGTCTGCTCACGCCGGGTGACTTTGCCGCCGTGATTCGTTGCCACCGCTTCCAACCGATGGTCAGCGCACGCAGTTTGGTGGAGGCGCTCAGTGCCGAATGCGCCCTCAAGCAGGGCCACAAGGCAGCCATTGGTTTCGTTTGA